Part of the Cloacibacterium caeni genome is shown below.
TTCTGGCAAATTCTTCACCTGTGTTTTTTCCGTGGGCTACCAAAGAGTTAAACAATATTTTTTTATCATTTAAATCGATTACCCAAAGTCTTTTTTGAGTAGACGAAAGTGAAAAATCACAAACAGTTAAAAGATGACTGTTTTCGTCTATTTTCCCAGCTTTTTTTAAATTATTGAAACCTAAAATTGCTTTTTCAAAAACATCTAATTCTAGTTTATTGGAGTTATTGAATTCTATAGCATTGTATAAAGTTTCAGCTTCGCTAAGTTCTGTTGTTTTATCAGAATTCTTTTCAATTTTAGTTGATAAGGATTTTTTAGAACTAACTTCTAAGTTTGTTTTTTTATAAAATGACGTGGCTATCATCAAAATTACCGTGAGTAATAATAGTAATTTCTTCATCGATTTTAGTTTTGGTATTTTTAGTCGGGCAAAAATACAAAACACTATAAACCAACAAATTAAATTAAAATTAATTAACTTTTATTTAACTCTATTTAACATAATATAAAGAAACTGAAATTATAGAAATGCTATTTTTTCTCAGAATCTCTCTGAAAATCTAGACTCACAGAGTTCATACAATAGCGCATTCCTGTAGGTTCTGGGCCGTCATTAAAAACATGACCAAGATGCGAATCACAACGCTTGCAAAGCACTTCTATTCTTTCCATTCCGTGAGAAGAATCTCTCTTATAAGAAACGCCTTCTTTATCTGCTTCGAAGAAACTTGGCCATCCACAAGTTGATGCAAACTTAGAAGAACTTCTGAATAAATGATTGCCACAAACCGCACAATAATACTCGCCTATTTCATCGAAATCATTGTATTTTCCTGTAAAAGGACGCTCTGTATCTGCTTCTCTCGCTACATAATATAAATCTGTAGGAAGAATTTTCTTCCATTCTGCATTAGAAACATTCAGTTTCGTTTTATCTGTTCTAGAATAATATGGGTTTTTAACGCTTTGATTTTCCATTGATT
Proteins encoded:
- a CDS encoding murein L,D-transpeptidase catalytic domain family protein translates to MKKLLLLLTVILMIATSFYKKTNLEVSSKKSLSTKIEKNSDKTTELSEAETLYNAIEFNNSNKLELDVFEKAILGFNNLKKAGKIDENSHLLTVCDFSLSSTQKRLWVIDLNDKKILFNSLVAHGKNTGEEFARKFSNTESSLQSSLGFYITESTYNGSNGFSLKLHGMDKGFNDRALQRAIVMHGADYVSEDFIKSQRRIGRSWGCPAVPTALAKPIINTIKDKNVIFIYYPDQNYLSSSVWLNA
- the msrB gene encoding peptide-methionine (R)-S-oxide reductase MsrB, encoding MENQSVKNPYYSRTDKTKLNVSNAEWKKILPTDLYYVAREADTERPFTGKYNDFDEIGEYYCAVCGNHLFRSSSKFASTCGWPSFFEADKEGVSYKRDSSHGMERIEVLCKRCDSHLGHVFNDGPEPTGMRYCMNSVSLDFQRDSEKK